Proteins encoded by one window of Tunturibacter psychrotolerans:
- a CDS encoding rhamnogalacturonidase: protein MDNQRRNILKFAPFALAGLTDNSVFGQANSPVMTPLFFDVRVYGATGSGRSLDSPGINAAIDAAAAAGGGTVVFPAGTYLCFSIRLRSRVHLYISQGVTILAAGSPLPGQTTGEMGGTYDAAEPKTAYDAYQDYGHNHWHNSLIWGEDLHNVSISGPGLIYGKGLSFGGWIKGERRGDYPIYEAEQDGVGNKTIALKNCRNVIFRDFSILKGGHFGLLLTGVDNLTVDNITIDTDRDGIDLDCCKNVHVSNCTVNSPWDDGICPKSSYALGYARATENVTITGCTVTGYYQLGSVLDGSYKIFPSGENIYRTGRIKCGTESNGGFKNITITNCVFEGCNSLSLESEDGALCEDITISNISMRNLIYGPLFFRLGARLRGPKDSTKVGTLRRILVSNIVSYNSDASIGNILSGIPGYPIEDIKIANFYMQHKGGISPEQAKITPPEGVDKYPDPGVFGPMPAHGFLLRHLRNLEMSHVEIAPMATDGRPAFVLEDVERADFLAITAPTSPPAFALRHAKDIRVNLSRAAKDAVLDRAVNQTL from the coding sequence ATGGATAACCAGCGCCGCAACATACTCAAATTCGCGCCGTTTGCCCTCGCCGGGCTCACCGACAATTCGGTGTTTGGCCAGGCTAACAGTCCTGTGATGACTCCTTTGTTTTTCGATGTACGAGTTTATGGAGCGACCGGATCGGGCAGAAGTTTGGATTCCCCGGGCATTAACGCAGCGATCGACGCCGCCGCCGCAGCTGGTGGCGGGACGGTCGTATTTCCAGCTGGGACCTATCTCTGTTTTTCCATACGTCTCCGCAGCCGGGTGCATCTGTATATCTCGCAAGGCGTAACCATCCTCGCTGCCGGTTCCCCATTGCCAGGTCAGACGACAGGCGAGATGGGAGGGACGTACGATGCTGCGGAACCGAAGACCGCTTACGACGCTTACCAGGACTACGGCCATAACCATTGGCACAATTCGCTGATCTGGGGAGAGGATCTCCATAACGTAAGTATTAGTGGTCCTGGACTCATCTACGGCAAAGGACTTTCGTTCGGCGGATGGATCAAGGGTGAACGCCGTGGCGACTATCCGATCTACGAAGCAGAACAAGATGGCGTTGGCAACAAAACCATTGCTCTCAAGAATTGCCGCAATGTCATTTTTCGCGATTTCAGTATCCTCAAGGGTGGCCACTTCGGCCTGTTGCTTACCGGCGTGGACAATCTGACCGTCGACAACATAACCATCGACACAGATCGCGACGGAATCGATCTGGATTGTTGCAAGAACGTACACGTCTCAAACTGTACGGTGAACTCGCCCTGGGATGACGGCATCTGCCCCAAGTCGAGCTATGCGCTCGGCTATGCACGAGCGACGGAAAACGTCACTATTACTGGGTGCACCGTCACCGGCTACTACCAGTTAGGCAGTGTACTCGACGGAAGCTACAAGATCTTCCCGTCGGGCGAGAACATCTATCGGACCGGCCGTATCAAATGCGGTACGGAGTCGAACGGCGGATTTAAGAACATCACAATCACAAACTGCGTCTTTGAGGGTTGCAACAGCCTTTCGCTTGAGAGTGAAGATGGAGCTTTGTGCGAAGACATTACCATCTCTAACATCAGCATGCGGAACCTGATTTACGGGCCTTTGTTCTTTCGCCTCGGTGCGCGACTTCGTGGACCGAAAGATTCAACGAAAGTGGGCACGCTACGTCGCATCCTGGTCTCTAACATCGTGTCCTATAACTCAGACGCGAGCATCGGCAACATCCTCTCAGGGATTCCAGGCTACCCTATAGAAGATATCAAGATCGCGAACTTCTACATGCAGCACAAGGGCGGGATTAGCCCCGAGCAAGCAAAGATCACGCCGCCTGAGGGGGTGGACAAATATCCGGATCCGGGTGTATTCGGTCCCATGCCAGCGCATGGTTTTCTCCTGCGGCACCTGCGCAACCTTGAGATGAGCCATGTTGAGATCGCTCCTATGGCAACGGATGGGCGGCCCGCATTCGTTCTAGAAGATGTGGAGCGCGCGGACTTTTTAGCGATCACGGCTCCAACTTCACCGCCTGCGTTCGCATTACGCCACGCTAAAGATATACGCGTCAATCTGAGCCGCGCCGCCAAGGACGCGGTTCTGGACAGGGCAGTCAATCAAACACTCTAA
- a CDS encoding BON domain-containing protein, producing the protein MKTDSMLQQDVIDELLYEPGLDASNVGVVANGGVITLTGTVPSYPGRYAAEHAAERVAGVRAVADETKVDLPSLHKRSDQDIAAAALNAMSWQVRVPSGAIQVRVDNGWVTLDGSVDYNFERQAAENAVRHLTGVIAVNNLIILKAAVSASGLKKDIESAFGRAAQVDASHIGLKVMGNKVVMSGNVSSWAERREAEHAAWSAPGVWQVENNLQVAI; encoded by the coding sequence ATGAAAACTGATTCCATGTTGCAGCAGGATGTCATAGATGAGTTGCTTTACGAACCTGGGCTTGACGCGTCGAACGTTGGCGTTGTGGCGAATGGCGGTGTTATCACTCTTACAGGCACGGTGCCAAGCTATCCAGGCCGATATGCAGCCGAACATGCGGCAGAGCGTGTCGCAGGGGTGAGGGCGGTAGCAGACGAGACCAAGGTCGACCTTCCTTCGCTCCATAAGAGGAGCGACCAGGACATCGCGGCCGCGGCTCTGAACGCAATGAGCTGGCAGGTGCGAGTGCCCTCAGGTGCGATTCAGGTCAGAGTCGATAACGGTTGGGTCACACTCGACGGTTCAGTCGATTACAACTTCGAGCGGCAGGCAGCAGAGAACGCGGTTCGGCACCTGACGGGTGTCATCGCGGTCAATAATCTCATCATCCTCAAAGCTGCGGTCTCAGCTTCAGGCCTGAAAAAGGATATTGAGAGTGCCTTTGGGCGAGCGGCCCAGGTCGACGCCTCGCATATTGGCCTAAAGGTGATGGGGAACAAAGTTGTGATGAGTGGAAATGTGAGCTCATGGGCAGAACGACGCGAGGCAGAGCATGCCGCGTGGTCAGCGCCTGGAGTCTGGCAGGTAGAGAACAACCTGCAAGTTGCGATCTAG
- a CDS encoding SulP family inorganic anion transporter, which produces MELLNQWIPRSIECLHDYTAKQFAQDLVAGITVGLVALPLAMAFAIASGVPPQAGIYTAVVAGFLISALGGSRTQIGGPTGAFVVIVAGIVVKFGLSGLALVGIMAGILLLIMGLTGLGTAVKYIPRPVIIGFTNGIALLIASTQIKDFLGLRTPPVPSDLLSRMEMLVHYVGSTQWQTVATAATSLVVIVFWPRITKRVPGSIVALFLATIAAAYFHLPIETIGSKFGGIPQGFPRFAIPSFQSAHILALLPSAFTVALLAAVESLLSAVVADGMSGDRHNSNMELVAQGIANIASPLFGGIPATGAIARTATNIRSGALTPIAGIIHALTLLTILLVAAPLARFIPLAALASVLFVVAYNMGEWREIATILRLSMADIAVWFTTFTLTVFADLTVAVGVGMALAALLYIHRVAETTTVESVTPQYLEDGEAHILQGKTIPSAVTILRIHGPFLFGTTEKLAEATKNLDEFGSVVILRLRNMTALDATGIHALEQFSHRLRKADKTLLLCGARNQPSRLLSNSDFLKQVGPLNVLPHVQGALSRANQIQAEFGGIGPEIAREMAHLPL; this is translated from the coding sequence ATGGAGCTCTTGAATCAATGGATTCCGCGATCGATTGAATGTCTACATGACTACACTGCGAAACAATTCGCTCAGGATCTCGTCGCAGGAATAACGGTGGGACTTGTAGCTCTGCCGTTAGCCATGGCTTTTGCCATCGCCTCCGGCGTCCCACCTCAGGCGGGCATCTACACGGCAGTAGTCGCCGGGTTTTTAATCTCGGCATTAGGCGGTTCGAGGACGCAGATAGGTGGCCCTACCGGCGCGTTCGTTGTGATTGTCGCGGGAATTGTGGTGAAGTTCGGCCTATCCGGGTTGGCGCTTGTAGGGATCATGGCAGGTATTTTGCTTCTGATCATGGGATTGACCGGTTTAGGGACTGCGGTTAAGTACATCCCACGCCCGGTTATCATCGGCTTCACCAATGGGATTGCACTTCTCATCGCATCCACACAGATCAAAGATTTTCTAGGCTTAAGAACGCCTCCAGTACCGTCTGACCTCCTGTCTCGAATGGAGATGTTGGTCCACTATGTCGGGAGCACGCAGTGGCAGACGGTTGCTACTGCCGCAACTTCACTAGTGGTGATCGTATTCTGGCCACGCATCACCAAGCGCGTCCCCGGTTCTATCGTTGCGCTCTTTCTTGCAACAATAGCTGCCGCCTATTTTCACTTACCTATCGAGACGATTGGCAGCAAATTCGGGGGAATCCCTCAAGGCTTTCCTCGCTTCGCGATACCCAGCTTTCAGTCAGCACACATCCTTGCTCTGCTTCCTTCGGCTTTTACTGTTGCTCTTCTCGCGGCGGTGGAGAGTTTGCTATCGGCCGTCGTCGCTGATGGAATGAGCGGGGATCGGCACAACTCCAACATGGAGCTTGTAGCTCAGGGAATCGCAAATATAGCGTCTCCCCTTTTTGGTGGCATACCCGCTACCGGAGCGATTGCGCGTACGGCAACTAATATTCGCTCGGGAGCTCTGACTCCGATTGCCGGGATAATCCACGCGTTAACCCTGCTTACCATTCTGCTAGTCGCGGCTCCCCTGGCACGTTTCATTCCCCTCGCGGCGCTCGCGTCGGTCCTCTTTGTTGTGGCCTACAACATGGGTGAGTGGCGTGAGATCGCCACCATTCTTCGGCTTTCGATGGCAGACATTGCGGTCTGGTTTACGACGTTTACTCTGACTGTGTTTGCTGACTTGACTGTGGCCGTGGGAGTCGGCATGGCGCTCGCGGCTCTGCTCTACATACACCGCGTCGCAGAGACAACAACAGTAGAATCGGTCACTCCACAGTATCTGGAGGACGGGGAGGCACACATTCTTCAGGGGAAGACCATCCCTTCAGCGGTCACCATCTTGCGTATACATGGGCCTTTTCTTTTCGGCACGACGGAAAAGCTCGCTGAAGCTACGAAGAATCTTGATGAATTTGGAAGTGTTGTAATTCTGCGCCTACGGAACATGACCGCACTCGATGCGACTGGCATTCATGCCTTGGAACAGTTTTCGCACCGGCTAAGGAAGGCAGATAAGACGCTTCTGCTCTGCGGGGCCAGGAATCAGCCATCACGACTGCTGTCTAATTCAGACTTCCTCAAACAGGTGGGCCCCTTGAACGTGTTACCACACGTTCAAGGGGCGCTGTCGCGCGCTAATCAAATTCAGGCAGAATTTGGCGGAATAGGACCTGAGATTGCACGCGAAATGGCACATTTGCCTCTTTGA
- a CDS encoding protein adenylyltransferase SelO — translation MSSPDLPAMALPDTSNSDRQAVRLSFDNTYAKLPERFYARVNPTPVAAPRLVKLNLELARSLKLDPHALASEQGVQILAGNRIAEGSEPLALAYAGHQFGYFVPQLGDGRANLLGELMGPDGVRYDIQLKGSGPTPFSRRGDGRAALGPVLREYIVSEAMAALGVPTTRALAAVTTGERVFRETVLPGAVLTRVATSHLRVGTFQYFAAQGDTEATRSLADYAIARHYPQAAARKRPYRALLDGVITRQAHLVAQWMLFGFIHGVMNTDNTSISGETIDYGPCAFMEAYEPDKVFSSIDHQGRYAYSNQPRAALWNLTRLAETLLPILESEEGSESTAITSANEALAAFDLMFAAARAAGLRRKLGLFTELEGDAALVEDLMQRMATNGADFTLTFRRLCDAVAGPQGDEEVRSQFADGGAYDSWAAQWRRRLGKEPVSAEARATAMRLANPAYIPRNHVVEEALDAAVERRDFQPFEDLLKILSHPYEERPGLERYVTPASPEECVRQTFCGT, via the coding sequence ATGAGTTCACCAGATCTTCCCGCAATGGCGTTACCCGACACCTCCAACTCCGACCGCCAGGCCGTCCGTCTCAGCTTCGATAACACGTATGCGAAATTACCGGAACGCTTCTACGCCCGGGTAAATCCCACGCCGGTAGCGGCTCCACGCCTCGTGAAGCTGAATCTGGAATTAGCTCGTAGTCTTAAGCTCGACCCACACGCGCTGGCAAGTGAACAAGGAGTGCAAATCCTGGCGGGCAACCGAATCGCCGAGGGGTCCGAACCCCTGGCGCTAGCCTATGCCGGGCACCAGTTCGGATACTTCGTACCGCAGCTCGGCGACGGCCGTGCCAACTTGTTAGGGGAGTTGATGGGGCCTGACGGCGTGCGCTACGACATTCAACTCAAGGGCTCCGGTCCGACTCCCTTCTCCCGCAGGGGCGACGGCAGAGCCGCACTCGGTCCAGTCCTGCGCGAGTACATCGTGAGTGAAGCAATGGCGGCGCTGGGCGTGCCGACCACCCGCGCCCTGGCCGCGGTCACCACTGGCGAACGGGTGTTTCGCGAAACAGTCTTGCCCGGAGCCGTTCTGACCCGAGTCGCGACCAGTCATCTCCGGGTGGGCACCTTCCAGTACTTCGCCGCTCAGGGTGACACGGAAGCGACACGCAGCCTGGCGGACTACGCAATTGCCCGGCACTATCCTCAGGCCGCAGCTAGGAAGCGGCCATATCGGGCATTGCTGGATGGCGTAATCACTCGGCAGGCGCATCTGGTGGCACAGTGGATGCTCTTCGGCTTCATCCACGGTGTCATGAACACCGACAACACCTCCATCTCGGGCGAAACAATCGATTACGGCCCTTGCGCCTTCATGGAAGCATACGAGCCAGACAAAGTGTTCAGCTCCATCGATCATCAGGGACGGTACGCCTATAGCAACCAACCACGCGCCGCACTCTGGAACCTGACGCGTCTTGCCGAGACGCTGCTGCCCATTCTGGAATCCGAGGAGGGTAGCGAATCGACCGCCATAACCTCGGCCAACGAGGCACTCGCTGCCTTCGATCTCATGTTCGCAGCCGCTCGCGCCGCCGGCTTGCGTCGCAAGCTCGGCCTCTTCACGGAACTCGAAGGTGACGCAGCGCTGGTCGAGGATCTGATGCAGCGGATGGCCACTAACGGCGCGGACTTTACCCTGACCTTCCGCCGGCTGTGCGATGCTGTCGCCGGACCACAAGGAGACGAGGAAGTACGCTCCCAGTTCGCTGACGGAGGGGCCTACGATTCATGGGCTGCTCAATGGCGCCGACGCCTCGGGAAAGAGCCCGTATCCGCGGAGGCACGCGCTACTGCCATGCGCTTGGCAAATCCGGCATACATCCCACGGAACCACGTCGTGGAGGAGGCACTAGATGCCGCCGTCGAGCGCCGGGACTTCCAGCCATTCGAGGACTTGCTTAAGATCTTGTCACATCCCTATGAGGAAAGGCCGGGCTTGGAACGTTATGTCACGCCAGCCAGCCCCGAGGAATGTGTCCGACAGACTTTCTGCGGCACATAA
- a CDS encoding universal stress protein: protein MPASRGTLCPTFRNVFAVANFLPRRVLLATDFSAASRAAFQAARLLCLSFQADFYILNVFDYANANPPESGGMLLELDNFYHDAEQGLQNLIQEARRSGIKCDGKIGNGTSHSTILETAEIEHIDVIVLGTRSIHGFERLVFGSTAEAVLRRASCPVFTVGPRAASQKPGDAGGSGAVVFATDFHSATTEALQIAASFCSSMNLSLHCLHVLPRGVQDSFHKGIIPVIITEALHHLVATVEDKVGPPICAVTYGSEISSAVVDYARANEAMLIVLGVRRASLAASHIPAHIAYRIIAEAPCPVLTVAFPLGHEAGSPDPMRDEQNVNEGEPSMLQASSHQ, encoded by the coding sequence GTGCCTGCTTCGAGAGGCACTTTATGTCCAACGTTCAGAAATGTGTTTGCTGTGGCTAATTTCCTACCGAGGCGAGTGCTTCTTGCAACAGACTTCTCCGCGGCTTCTCGGGCAGCTTTCCAGGCCGCGCGTTTGCTCTGTCTGTCCTTTCAGGCGGATTTTTACATCCTCAATGTCTTCGATTATGCCAACGCCAATCCTCCCGAATCCGGAGGAATGTTGCTTGAACTTGATAACTTCTATCACGATGCGGAGCAAGGCCTCCAAAATCTGATACAAGAAGCGAGGCGATCCGGTATTAAGTGTGATGGCAAGATAGGCAATGGAACCTCTCATTCCACCATTCTCGAAACAGCAGAGATCGAACACATCGACGTCATCGTGTTGGGAACGAGGTCCATTCACGGTTTCGAGCGTCTTGTTTTCGGTTCGACTGCCGAAGCCGTCCTACGAAGAGCGAGTTGTCCTGTGTTCACGGTCGGTCCCCGAGCAGCTTCGCAAAAACCAGGGGACGCTGGCGGTTCAGGGGCCGTGGTATTCGCAACAGACTTTCACAGCGCAACGACAGAAGCACTACAAATTGCTGCTTCGTTCTGCTCTTCGATGAATTTGTCGCTGCATTGTTTGCATGTGTTACCCAGAGGAGTTCAAGACAGTTTTCATAAGGGAATTATCCCTGTGATCATCACCGAGGCTTTACATCATCTGGTGGCAACGGTGGAGGATAAGGTCGGTCCACCGATATGTGCAGTCACCTACGGTAGTGAAATCTCTAGTGCGGTCGTCGACTATGCTCGCGCTAACGAAGCCATGCTGATCGTTCTTGGTGTTCGTCGAGCATCTTTAGCGGCCTCACATATACCGGCGCATATTGCCTACCGGATCATCGCTGAAGCTCCCTGCCCTGTTCTTACGGTGGCGTTTCCGTTGGGGCATGAGGCAGGCAGTCCGGATCCGATGCGAGATGAGCAAAACGTAAACGAAGGGGAACCATCGATGCTTCAAGCATCCTCGCATCAATAG
- a CDS encoding universal stress protein: MSHDDKMQLHPKKILLPVDFSPSSDAALKTATEFAQHFQSQLVLLNILPVIPIVSADEFSSCYFPQQEFLEEAKKKASERLATCTHHLAGMGVQASSLVEVGNDIVGNLLMVIDREHIDMVVISTHGTSGWRPTVFGSIAEKVVRLAKCPILLLRSAKAG, from the coding sequence ATGTCACACGATGACAAAATGCAGCTTCACCCTAAGAAGATTCTCCTCCCGGTCGACTTCAGTCCTTCATCCGATGCCGCGCTTAAGACCGCGACGGAGTTCGCACAGCACTTTCAATCGCAGCTCGTGTTACTCAACATCTTGCCCGTGATCCCGATTGTCTCTGCCGACGAGTTTTCCAGCTGCTACTTTCCTCAACAGGAGTTCTTGGAGGAGGCGAAAAAAAAGGCATCAGAGCGATTGGCTACGTGCACTCACCATCTTGCCGGGATGGGTGTGCAGGCCTCCTCTCTGGTCGAAGTCGGAAACGATATCGTGGGGAATCTCTTGATGGTGATCGATCGGGAGCACATCGACATGGTTGTTATTTCCACACATGGTACTTCCGGATGGAGACCCACTGTCTTCGGATCGATCGCCGAAAAAGTCGTAAGACTTGCGAAGTGTCCGATTCTTCTACTACGAAGTGCCAAAGCCGGATGA
- a CDS encoding TniQ family protein, giving the protein MTKVSNLLPWHPRRLNDEILSSWILRVAAGNYVSVTSLCEWLGNNQPVAALDRMAYTSPFIDSLAESIGVEKEQVIECLPSSLHGVSRTPVYRSTGGTAPMPWHLWQDGSYGAMGNQFCPACLGRRLLPPATPSVQ; this is encoded by the coding sequence GTGACGAAAGTGTCAAATCTCTTACCATGGCACCCACGCCGTCTTAACGACGAGATTTTGTCTTCCTGGATTCTCAGGGTTGCAGCAGGTAATTACGTGTCCGTCACAAGCCTTTGTGAGTGGCTTGGGAACAACCAACCTGTTGCAGCGTTGGATCGCATGGCGTACACAAGTCCGTTCATAGACTCCCTCGCAGAGTCGATTGGAGTCGAAAAAGAACAGGTAATCGAATGCCTTCCTTCCAGCCTTCATGGAGTGTCTAGGACACCGGTCTATCGATCAACGGGGGGAACCGCGCCCATGCCGTGGCATCTGTGGCAAGACGGGTCATACGGTGCTATGGGTAACCAGTTTTGCCCAGCTTGTCTTGGGAGAAGGCTCTTGCCGCCTGCGACGCCGAGCGTGCAGTGA
- a CDS encoding oleate hydratase, giving the protein MMSMQNKHTQVDAVAYLIGGGMASLAAAAFLIRDGNFKGHNIRIFEESPQLGGSLDASGDSERGYVMRGGRMIESKYVCTYDLFSTIPTLDETQTVTQEIFKWNETMKTSSRSRLFRGGKAVDTPDFGLSDRHIRTIERLELEPEAMLGRTSIAHQFDSSFFSTDFWFMWCTTFAFQPWHSAVEFKRYLVRFTHMVAGFSKLNGIMRTVYNQYDSMVRPLSRWLEQRGVQFVFNAKVADLAFCHDYEGRSVERISYQHDGRGEEIRVKKSDLVVVTLGSMTEGSSLGSMSSAPISKDKRDGGAWTLWERIVERELDFGHPENFSTHIDESKWVSFTTTLQNSTFFDLIRDHTGNAPGEGGLITFPDSNWLASIVLPHQPHFIGQPAGVNVFWGYGLHVDEPGNFVAKPMSKCNGQEIMTELLGHLRAEAQMDNILESCICIPCMMPFITSQFLCREKGDRPKVRPEGAKNFAFVGQFCELPDDVVFTVEYSVRSAQTAVYSLLGLNRVVPPVFKGNHDPRILLRAFEALHAINT; this is encoded by the coding sequence ATGATGTCCATGCAAAACAAACACACTCAGGTCGACGCTGTTGCTTACCTGATAGGCGGCGGCATGGCATCGCTGGCAGCTGCAGCCTTCTTGATCCGTGATGGCAACTTCAAAGGACACAACATCCGCATCTTTGAGGAGTCGCCTCAGCTCGGAGGAAGTCTAGACGCCTCCGGAGACTCTGAACGGGGATACGTTATGCGCGGCGGCCGGATGATCGAGAGCAAGTATGTCTGCACTTACGACCTGTTCTCAACGATCCCGACGCTTGACGAGACTCAAACAGTTACTCAGGAAATATTCAAATGGAACGAGACGATGAAGACCTCTTCCCGATCCCGCCTCTTCCGCGGCGGTAAAGCAGTCGACACTCCTGACTTCGGCCTGAGTGACAGACATATCCGTACTATCGAACGCCTGGAGCTCGAGCCTGAAGCGATGCTAGGACGAACGAGCATCGCCCATCAATTCGATTCGAGCTTCTTCAGTACGGATTTCTGGTTTATGTGGTGTACGACCTTTGCCTTTCAACCCTGGCACAGTGCTGTTGAGTTCAAGCGATATTTGGTTAGGTTCACTCACATGGTAGCGGGCTTCAGCAAGCTGAATGGCATTATGCGAACCGTTTATAACCAGTACGATTCGATGGTTCGCCCTCTGAGTAGGTGGCTGGAGCAGCGTGGCGTGCAATTCGTCTTCAACGCCAAAGTTGCTGATCTCGCGTTCTGCCATGACTATGAAGGAAGATCGGTTGAACGCATCTCCTATCAGCACGACGGGCGTGGAGAAGAGATACGGGTGAAAAAAAGTGACTTAGTTGTTGTTACGCTCGGTTCCATGACGGAGGGATCGAGCCTTGGTTCGATGAGTTCAGCACCGATCTCGAAAGACAAGCGAGACGGAGGAGCTTGGACGTTATGGGAAAGGATAGTGGAGCGCGAGTTGGATTTTGGCCATCCGGAAAACTTTTCCACTCACATAGATGAGTCGAAGTGGGTTTCTTTTACAACTACTCTTCAAAACTCAACCTTTTTCGACCTTATTCGAGATCACACCGGCAATGCCCCGGGCGAGGGAGGCCTCATTACGTTTCCCGATTCCAACTGGCTGGCATCGATCGTGCTGCCACACCAACCACACTTCATTGGTCAGCCTGCAGGAGTGAATGTCTTCTGGGGCTACGGTTTGCACGTCGATGAGCCCGGGAACTTCGTCGCAAAACCCATGTCAAAGTGCAACGGTCAAGAAATCATGACGGAACTACTGGGTCATCTTCGCGCCGAGGCACAAATGGATAACATTCTTGAAAGTTGCATCTGCATACCATGCATGATGCCCTTTATCACAAGCCAGTTTTTATGCCGGGAAAAGGGCGACCGACCAAAGGTCAGGCCTGAAGGCGCGAAGAACTTTGCCTTCGTAGGTCAATTCTGCGAACTCCCGGACGATGTCGTATTCACAGTTGAATATTCCGTTCGCTCCGCCCAGACGGCGGTATATTCGCTCCTTGGTCTCAATCGCGTTGTACCGCCGGTCTTCAAAGGCAACCATGATCCCCGAATCCTCCTTAGGGCGTTCGAAGCTCTTCACGCAATTAATACTTAG
- a CDS encoding carboxypeptidase-like regulatory domain-containing protein gives MNTRLLVAVLAVMALLLRGTPLSGQPSLRNLTGTVQDRHHEPLNDAVVEIENENTKGVTSYITDRSGRYSFKRIQGEVDYRVWFTYRGQRSGVRELSQFDDHHNATINLVLKSH, from the coding sequence ATGAACACTAGATTGCTCGTCGCAGTGTTGGCGGTTATGGCCCTCTTGCTACGCGGCACCCCCCTGTCTGGGCAACCTTCTTTACGCAACCTGACTGGAACAGTGCAAGATCGACACCATGAACCCTTGAACGATGCGGTAGTGGAGATCGAAAATGAAAATACGAAAGGCGTCACCTCCTACATCACCGATCGAAGCGGGCGATACAGCTTCAAGCGGATCCAAGGCGAAGTTGATTACCGCGTCTGGTTCACCTACCGCGGGCAAAGATCAGGGGTTAGGGAGTTGAGTCAATTCGACGATCATCATAACGCAACAATTAATCTTGTGCTCAAGAGTCATTAG
- a CDS encoding Crp/Fnr family transcriptional regulator, with product MFCNLDGAALADYAAIGVETSFARGTTLFNEGGRSNGVFVICTGQVKLFCTSKEGKTLILKIAMPGDVLGLGAVISGSAYEVTGETLEPTQIKSIPRDDFLSFLEKHGEGSLHAAKALSDDYKAAFFDARRLALSCSSAGRLAGVLLDWGKTAATCGKFEMRFTMALTHEELANIVGSSRETVTRMLSRFKKEELIQMRGSSILILAPERLERLAV from the coding sequence ATGTTTTGCAACCTGGACGGAGCCGCACTTGCGGACTACGCAGCTATTGGCGTCGAAACGAGCTTTGCCCGCGGCACAACCCTCTTCAATGAAGGCGGACGCAGCAATGGGGTCTTTGTCATCTGTACGGGCCAGGTAAAGCTGTTCTGTACCTCTAAAGAAGGCAAAACGCTCATCCTGAAGATCGCCATGCCCGGTGACGTCTTGGGTCTCGGAGCAGTCATCTCTGGTTCCGCTTACGAAGTGACTGGCGAAACTCTTGAACCCACACAGATCAAGAGCATTCCTCGCGATGACTTTCTTTCCTTCTTGGAGAAACATGGCGAGGGCAGCTTACATGCGGCCAAGGCACTCTCTGACGACTACAAAGCAGCATTCTTCGATGCTCGTCGCCTTGCTCTGTCATGCTCCTCAGCGGGGCGACTAGCTGGCGTCTTGCTGGATTGGGGAAAGACCGCGGCGACCTGCGGTAAGTTCGAGATGCGCTTTACCATGGCGCTCACGCATGAAGAGCTTGCGAATATTGTCGGCAGTTCACGCGAAACGGTCACTCGAATGTTATCCCGCTTCAAGAAGGAAGAGCTTATCCAGATGCGAGGATCTTCTATTCTGATTCTTGCTCCTGAAAGGTTGGAACGGCTAGCCGTTTAG